The DNA segment TCCCGACTACTGGAATCGCGTGGTCGCAGTTTTCACAACTGGTCAAACCTGGCAGTTCAAGTCCTACAAATGGACGAATCCAGCCGAGCTATTCAGCCATGCTTTGGGCGTGTACGTTGGTTGGAGTGGAGAAGTCATTCCCGACACAGTCAAGGGTTGGGGAAGACAGGTCTTGTCTGTGCAAATTGACAAGGGGACGAACAGATGGAGAGATCGAGAGGTTGTGGAGACGATTTGGAGTCAAATTGAGGGGAGGATGAGGGCGCAGGGATGGGGGAAGGACGGGAGGTAGAGTGTCTCGCCTTCAATTCCGGAAAGGCTGAAGAATTGATGCTTGTGCTTGCGTTCGAGCGAGGGTTGGCGTTGGGGCTGGGAGGGTGGCGCGACTGCAGACAGGGCAGTCTACTGTTGTATTATCATCTATCACAACGAAAAGCTTCTTGAAAATCTACTTTCATCATGCCCTCAAAGGTGCATGTCCACGTGCACAACACATCTTTGGTATATGTTTGATATGTATACAAACGGGACGAACTTCATCCATGGATCTGTACATTTCTCTGCCTCTGTCCCTGTCTACTCCTTCTTCCCCTTCCCTCTCAACTCCGCCCTCATCtccgtcttcatcctcgtaaTCGTCCCAACACCACCATACATCATAGCAGTATACACCTGACACACGCTGGCACCCGCATTCAAGATTTGCAAACACTGCTCGCCATTCGTGATGCCTCCCGTCGCAAAGATAACCTTGTCTTTGACAGGTGGAGCGTCGACCTTAGGCGCTGAGACTTCGGCATATGGATCACTTGTGATGTGGTTGAATTGGTCTTTGGCTGCTGTAGCGACTGATTGGGCGGTAGAGGATGCCTTGTTGGCGAGTTCGGATGCTTTGGCTTTGGTGTCAGATGTCGCCGAGTCGATTTGAGATTTCGCTTGAGCTGCGGCGGATTGGGCTTGGTCTTTAGCGGATTCTGCTTTGGCTTTGAATTGTTCGGCACTGGCTCTTGCCTTCTCCGTCACTTGCTCTGCTTGGTCTTTGGCCTGGGATGCTGCGGATTGCAGTTCTGACTTGGCGGCTTCGGTGCTGGATTCACCGACGGAAATCACCTTCTGAACTGCTCCTTCCGCGGCTTCTCTGGGTGAGCTAGCCTTGCCTATTTGCGTCGCATTCTGTGGGGCAGCAGCATCGGTGGGTTGTGTCGCAACTGGACCAGCAGCTTTTCCGACGTGCTTCGCCGCCTCAGGCTGCTCGGAAGTGTGTCGCTCGGGAAGTTCAATCAGTGGTCGCTTGCTGtcggcttctgcttcgctcGTCAACGGCTTTAGTCGTTGCTGATCGCGGGCGATGCTCTCTTGTGATGCATGCTGTTGGGCATTTTCAGGTGTCGAATCGCCTATTAGACCACGTTCAAGTGGATCGAGGGGGCTCTGGACTGCCTTCTGTGTGTCTGCAGGCTGATTGTCGTACGGTCCTTGATCGAGCTTCGATCGATAACGCTTGACGAGGTTTAGTGTTCTCTCAAATATTTGAGGCCCAGAGTATCCTCCGACTTCAGTGAGTGTTCGCACATCGTCTGCGGGCATGACGTATCCCTTCGGTATTGGTTCAGGTCGCTTCTTGGTCGTGTTTCCAACAATGACTCCATCGACGCCTGATGACCAGACTGCAGTGCAGATTCCTTCTATCTGCGCATCCGAGTCCTCATCTGGCGACACCTTGACCATGACTGCGGGTTTCGTCTTTCGGTCCACAGACTTGGCTGCATCTACGACAGACGAAAGAATAGCTGTCAGCGGCTTTGTTGCTTGTAAATCGCGCAGGCCAGGTGTGTTGGGCGACGATACATTCACGACCAGGATGTCGGCGTATTTGGCCAGATGCTCTACGCAGAAGACGTAGTCCGCTGCAACAGCCGCGATATCGTTATCTGGTGTCGTCTTGTTCTTGGCCACTTGTACTGCCAGTAACTTGCCATCCACCAGACTTCCCGGAGGCACGCCAGCTTCGCCATCCAGTATCCTCTGCTCTGATTCTGCTTCAAGCCCTAGCCCGTTCTCATATGCAAACTGTCGTACTCGTTCCCGCAACTGTATTGCCATATGCTCCGCTCCTTGCGAATTGAGGCCGTATCGGTTGATCAAGGCATTCTGACTGGGTATTCGAAAGACTCTGGGCTTAGGGTTCCCCTCTTGCGCCAAAGGTGTCGCGCCTCCCACTTCCACAATCGCAGGCCCCAACGCAAACAACGCGTCAGGAATCTCAGCATCCTTGTCAATTCCTGCTGATGTCCCCAGCGGATTGTCTAAGATGTGCCCAAAGACCTCGACCTTCAAATCTCCCAGCGCTTTATCCGCATTTCCGCGTTCTCGTGGAGCTAAGCCAAAGTCGTGCATTGCCTTAATGTATCGGACTCCAGCATGATGCGCGTCTTCGGCGTCCGGGAACAGTAGGCGAACGAGAGGAGTCACAGCGAATTGGTGGATGCTGGCGCGTGTATCCGTGGCATACGAGTAGCCGAAGCTCAGCAAGAGGACAAGACCAGTTCCGTAGACATATGCGACGAAACGAGAGCCTGTATTGGCGGTGGCTACTCCCGCCTTGACAGCCTGCGCTTTCGCTGTGTCTGCTGCCTCTTTTGCCTGTTCACCAGTCGATTGGTATCGTTGTTGCGCATTTCGGGCATGTTGGGCGATTCGAGGTCGGCTGGATTGCAGCGAAAGTTGGCGCTGCCATTGACGCTGCACGCTTCGCCATTGGGCGCGATTGAGGCCTGCAGACTGCCGCACGAGCGGTGCAGAAGCGCCCAACAGCTTCTGCGTGGCCAGCATCGTGCCGGTGTTGGGAAGATTCACTCGTCAAGAAGTTGGATGGAAGCTCTACAAGAAGAGGTCGGAAGAGCTCGCTCGGCCATGACGAGTCTTGGCATGTCCGACGTCCGTGCTTGCGGGTTGCATCCTTTCCACTTCCCACCATCGCAACTTTGGGCATCGAAATGTTTACATCGCGAGTCCGGCGGCATCGAAATCGAATCGAATATCATCAATAATACAGCCTCAGACCGTCAACAGCCGCCGTATGTGTCCAATTCTCCAAGTACCCGAGCCGCAGATGCGAGAATGCGCCGCCAGCCTCTCGCTTGTTGGCGAGCCCGGCTCAATGTTACACTGCAGCATTCAGCTGGCTCAGAAGTTTGATTGAAAGAAGCTGAGATGTTTACAACACTACAACGACAAGACAGTCGGCCGACAGAAATGGCTGCATCATTATATCTGGACAGACTCTCGCTCCTTCTAGGGGGGGACGCCTATGGGCTGCTATTCTCGGAGTATGCCCGAAAGCCCGAGATTTCAGTGGCAGAAGACTATGGGAAACCGTGCATCTATCCTTTGTACCGCACGTCTGCGCCGGCTATCGATTCCGGCGTCATATTTGTACAGAACATCGATCTGGACATGATCAGCGCTTTTGGCACGCACTACGATATCGAGCCATTGTTCTTTGCTCATCACGCACTGCGGGTACGAGAGTATAGAAGCGACATGAGTAGTGAAGAGAGATTCTCTTTTCTGTGAGTCTGTGTGCACACCAGTCACCCCAACGACACTTGTCTCGCCTTTCAAGATCACCGAGACCAGCTGTTGGTGCTGAGCGTTGGAACTTTGGGGCAATCTAGCTCACAGTCTACGTGTCACCAACAGGAGCAGAGTGGCGACGCGGTTCGCTGCAGATGACGGACTCTCATCATGTCGAAATTGCTGGCATGTGGAGAGTGAGCTCTTAGGTCGTTTCCGCGCAGTGTGCTTTGGCGTACAAAGCTTCCACAGCATTCTCCGACATCCTGTCATGCACGCTTCGAGCGAAGCCTCTCGGATTTCATTCTGCAAGCTGAAGCCAGATTTATGCAAGTATATCCATTCGCTTTCACAATTGCGGCCAAACGTTGATTCTTAAGCAAGTCCTCGTCCTGGTTGACGATCCCATCAACTTTTCCTTCCTCTGGTGCGATCTTGACGGCTTGAACAGAGACCTGCCTCCACCCAGTCAAGACAGTATTCTCGCGCTTAGTGACCTGATCATTGGTTACTTCACCGGCGAATGGAGCCGAAGATTGCTGACTTCGATCGACAGCGTTCTGCACAGTGAGGGATGTTCCCCAGGCAGCCGGCCAAATGGCGATATCGAGACTGCCCTTGGCGCACTGTGCTGGCTTCTGAGCATTGCGTCGCTGAACCCTACGCTAGGGCATGTTTCTGCGTGGGTCAACAGATTGGATTGCGATGCCATTGAGCGCCCGGGTATGGATCTCCTCTCGGAACTGGGTTCCTGTCGACGAATAATTCATCAGCTGAAAGTTGACATGGAAGCCCGTGAGCGAGTCACTCCTCTGTCTGTCAAAACCTGGGCCCTCCGCATACACGAAAAGTCTGCCCAGGACCTCCAGCCGAATGAAAGCCACCTGACTGCTACTTGGAGCAAGTCCTGGGTCGATCAGTGGACTTCCATTAACGGACGGGTAGAACGCTTGTCTGCATCGCTCAACGACAGTTTCCAGATGCTTATTGGCGCCATGACTGTACTGGACTCTGCTGCGAACAAGAAACAAGCCGAGCGTGCGACCATGCTTACGTTGTTGGCTGCAATCTATCTGCCGCTTACTCTGACAACTGGCATCTTTGGCATGAATCTCCGAGAAGTCAATCAGGGTAGTCCACCGTGGTGGTGGGTGATGATTGTTATGGTGGTACTCCTGACACCGTCGATCATCTTTATGGTATATCTGTTCACGAAGAATCGTCTTGAAACGTTCCGGGAGCGACGAGCGAAGAGTGAGAGCGACAAGATGGTTTGATGCAAAGGTtcctgatgatgaagaaccCGAGAAATGACGAAACCTGACGTTCGGGACGTCTTTGACGCCTCTTAAATTCGCTAATCGAGGACTGGCTCGAATTTATCATTTCGAAGTATCTCAAGTACAGTCTAGTGCATCATCAGGCTCACACTGACTGTATTGATTGGTTGTGTGGCAAACGGTGACATTTCGCTTGTTACAGCGAATTGCAAGATCTACAGCTTGCTCAAATTGCTCGACACGCCTTGAGGCGGCGACTTAATCGAGACCTCCTCCCACCACGGATATATCCTCGGGGCGTTTCTGGTCAATGAATCCTGGAAGTTCGGAAGTTGCTTCTTGAAGAAAGCAGCTTTGAATGCAGCATGATCACTTGCAATGAATTAGCCTTGACTCTCTGCACAGGTATTGAGAGAGACTTACTTCCCGCCAAACATATCTGCCAGTAGCGGACTGTCCGTGAGATGAGCAGCTTCGGCAGACCCGCCATTCCGCCATATCAGCTGTCGATTGAGATGGATAGCCATCGGGCTTACGTTTTGCAGAATGTCTCCAGCCAGTTCGACAGCGCGAGGGAACACATCTTCCGGTTTGGGCAGGAGTTCTGCGAAGAGACCATCCAGCACTTTGGAGTCTGCTGGGAACCGTTTTCCAGTGGCGAGGAGGTACGTCGCATTACTGTAGCCCACCATCcgcggcaagaagaaggaactGCATGACTCCATTGTGAGGCCGATCCGAGCGAACGGGAATCCAAATTCAGCTTTCGCAGGCGCTAATCTGCGCGAAGTCAGTCACCATGTCTTTTCGTCACAGAAGCACATAccgaatggcagcagcaagcgtCGAAGTCACAGCCGAGGTCGTGCTGTATCACTAATCTTTCGATTATGGATGTTCCATCTCACCCGTGCCAACATCAATATAACAGCACACTTTGCAGGTGAGAAACAGTACTCTCATCGCCATCTGGAACAATCATGGCTTCAGAACTACTCGCAAATGTCTACATCTCCCCAGCCGTACCTATGCGGCGGCCTGACGGCCAAGTTGTCGGGACATGGTCGCCAATTGCATGTACACTGATCCATGGACCCAAGACAGCAGTTCTGGTCAATGCGCCTTTCACAATAGCAGAGACCGAAGGACTGGCCGACTGGATAAGCCAGACACTTGGAAAGAAGAAGTTAAAAGCTGTCTACGTCTCCCATGGTGTTCACGATTTTCTTCTGGGCCTGCCCACACTTCGGAAACGATTTCCAGATCTCAAGACATATGTTACCCAGACGACGCTGGACGCAATTAAACAAAGCCTGCAATCTAAAGTGCTCGCTGCTTTCTCAGCACAATTTCCAGGACAAATCGATCAGCAACCGCCAGCCGATCAAGCCGCTGAGCTTTTGCCTCCAAGCAACGAACTCGAAGTAGACGGACACAAGCTGCACGCAATCACCGCCGGTCAAGCCGCAGTAGACAACTCAACAATCATCTGGGTCCCTAGCCTCCGACTCGCCGTCTGCGGCACTGTCGTATACGGTTCAGTCCACTTAATGCAAGTAGGCGCTGCAACGAAAGAGAAACGACAAGCCTGGATCGCAGCTATCGAAAAGGTCGAGCAGCTCGGACCAACAAGTGTTATCGCAGCCCATCAAAAGTCAGGGGAGATTCCTGGTTTCTGGCATTTACAGCGAACCAAGGACTATC comes from the Cercospora beticola chromosome 4, complete sequence genome and includes:
- a CDS encoding uncharacterized protein (BUSCO:EOG092624RX) encodes the protein MLATQKLLGASAPLVRQSAGLNRAQWRSVQRQWQRQLSLQSSRPRIAQHARNAQQRYQSTGEQAKEAADTAKAQAVKAGVATANTGSRFVAYVYGTGLVLLLSFGYSYATDTRASIHQFAVTPLVRLLFPDAEDAHHAGVRYIKAMHDFGLAPRERGNADKALGDLKVEVFGHILDNPLGTSAGIDKDAEIPDALFALGPAIVEVGGATPLAQEGNPKPRVFRIPSQNALINRYGLNSQGAEHMAIQLRERVRQFAYENGLGLEAESEQRILDGEAGVPPGSLVDGKLLAVQVAKNKTTPDNDIAAVAADYVFCVEHLAKYADILVVNVSSPNTPGLRDLQATKPLTAILSSVVDAAKSVDRKTKPAVMVKVSPDEDSDAQIEGICTAVWSSGVDGVIVGNTTKKRPEPIPKGYVMPADDVRTLTEVGGYSGPQIFERTLNLVKRYRSKLDQGPYDNQPADTQKAVQSPLDPLERGLIGDSTPENAQQHASQESIARDQQRLKPLTSEAEADSKRPLIELPERHTSEQPEAAKHVGKAAGPVATQPTDAAAPQNATQIGKASSPREAAEGAVQKVISVGESSTEAAKSELQSAASQAKDQAEQVTEKARASAEQFKAKAESAKDQAQSAAAQAKSQIDSATSDTKAKASELANKASSTAQSVATAAKDQFNHITSDPYAEVSAPKVDAPPVKDKVIFATGGITNGEQCLQILNAGASVCQVYTAMMYGGVGTITRMKTEMRAELRGKGKKE